TGTACGTCGCGCCCCGCGGGCCGCCGCCGTTTGGGCTGGCGGGCCATCCCGCGCGCTGGACGCCGCGCGGCGCGGCGCATACTGTCGCCGCGATGCGCCCGACCGACCCCGACCGCCCCTCCGGCTTCCGCGCGCTCTTCAGCGGCCGGATGCTGGCGATGCTCCTCCTCGGCTTCTCCTCCGGCCTGCCGCTGCTCCTCGTCGGCGGCACGCTCCAGGCGTGGCTCAAGGACGAGGGGGTGCGGATCGAGGAGATCGGCCTCTTCGCGCTCGTCGGCCTGCCCTACACGCTGAAGTTCCTCTGGGCCCCGCTCTTC
This bacterium DNA region includes the following protein-coding sequences:
- a CDS encoding AmpG family muropeptide MFS transporter, whose translation is MRPTDPDRPSGFRALFSGRMLAMLLLGFSSGLPLLLVGGTLQAWLKDEGVRIEEIGLFALVGLPYTLKFLWAPLFDRFVPPFLGRRRGWIIVVQGALALAIAALGLARPS